AAAAAGGAACCTGCATGAACCCTGTCAACATACTGCTTTTCTCTCAGTCTCTCATATGTTTCCAAGTCAGGTTTGATCTGTTTGGTTAGCCGATGATATTGACGCAACTGAGCAGCAGcataatctaaaaataaaatgagaatcacAGATGacatatttctttgtttggtcatTACTCTTCCAACAAATTCAGAATTACTATTACTAATATATGCACAAGACACTAATCCAAGCAGAGcctctaccctgaaaatgaagctGATATAGGCTTTAATTAAccacaaagaataaaagaatcCTGCTGACTGAAGCATAGCCTTTTTTACTTCTGTTCTATGAGACATATTTTTCTAGGGTTTAAACCTCTTAAAGAATATTCCATGGAGGAGCATACACTTTACTAAAACCAAAAATACTAAAGGGCCCATTATGTAAGGGGCCCATTCGATAAGTAAAGGTCAGTTTTACCTGAAAATCCCAGATCagggttttttctcttttttttcctctcccaccTTTCTGCATCTTCTGCACTGATCTCCAGCAACTTCACTTTCTCATAGTCTTCCCCTCTTGCTGCACATTCctgaaaaggggggaaaaaatacCTGAAATTCTGATGGAGCAATTATGTGATCTATTTTAACACAAGACTGAACAAAGATGTCAAGCaacatttaagaaataatgaTTAATAATTCAAAGAAATATGGGAATCTGCTGCAGTATATAAGAATtgcatcaatttaaaaaatactcaatatttaGCAGGTGTCAGACcctcttttaaatgttttacatgtATTGACTCACATAATACATAATTTACTCAAGTTATTATTAtagcccattttacaggtgagaaaataagaggcacagagagggtaaataatttgcccaaagtgCTGCAGCCAGTAAACagcagaaccaggatttgaactctGGTGGTCTGGCTCCACAGCCAGTGTACAAAAATCACCATTTTCTACTGTCTTGATACAATAGTAAAACAGGATAGATCGCTTATAAAGATAGCAGAATAGATCctaacctttttcttttcttcttcctgtagTTCCCACTCCAAACGAGCTTTTTTGGCTTCCCAGTTTGCAGGTAACTTAAGTCTTTTATCTTCTTCAACAACTTCCTGGTGGTTTAACTTACGAGCTTCATTCTAAAACCATAACACAAAAAGTTTGTCAGctgaaacatgaaaataaatcCAAACCAATCTTGCCTTCTCTGAGGAGGGCCAGGTAAGACACATTAACAAAAGAACTCCATTTTCTCTGAAAAGCAACAGAGAGCTGTCAAATGATTTCTGAGCAAGGCAACAGCCTGATTAGGTCTGCATGTGTCTAGTCAAGGAATGTGTTGGGCTGCACTGGCTGCTGTTCTAGAGGCCTGGCAGGTGATGTCAGCTTTGCTTGTTTAGCTGTGTGGACCCTCTGAGCAGGTCCCTTAAGGTTGGCTCTGACAGTTTCTCACAGTGGGGAGGGCATGTTACTGTGGCATATTAAGCAGACCAGATAGCATCTCTCACGTGACAAGAaagataattctatttttaattctctctTAATCTTGACTAATTCAACACAAAAAAAGCCTTCAtgtgaggtggggagggggacTTAATACCTATCTTAATATCTCTAACCTTTTCCAAGTCCCCTCCTTAAATATTTTAACTGTTTATGGCAAATGAAAGGGATTTTTCATTTGAATTACCCTATGAAGagtctgttttaaaataaatttaactgcATAAAATAAAACGAGTACCTCACCTTAAAGGCAATTTAAGTTGGATGTTTCTTAGTCACAGCCTGGTGGCAGAAAGCCATGTTTCCTAATTTCCCACTGCATGGTCTTTACACAGACCTTCCAAGTAAATATTTAAGTTAGTTTAATTCTTTATTAGACTAATATTTTCTAGGCAGAGATATTCCTCTCATCTATCACCCCTCAGATACCCTTGGTTCTGGCAATGTCCTGCAGTTGAACACACGAAGAACACACCTATAGTCACACAAagttgtgtttttcaaactgaggGAGACAGCAAACCATGGGGAACCATAGGCATTTCAGTGACAGGGTGGTGGGAGGAGTTGGTTAGAGGATTTGGGTTTGTACCAGTGACTGGAGGGTAAGGTTCAAGGAAGCATGGTTGTGCTCTGGATTAGGCACTGTCAGAATGCCAGGGCATTTTATGACtggataccttttttttttttttttggctttaaacaacaaatgtttatttttccttcacacTACAAGTATATTGAAGGGGGGGGCTCCATTCAGCCTTGTCTTCACTCTGTGACCCAGGTGATGGAGCAATCATTATCTTAGATTTTTCTGGTCATGGTAACAGAAAAAGTTCTGAAAAGGTCTCATACCAGCCATAAATTTCTTGCCTTGAAGTGACATACACCATTTCCATTCACAATGACTGGATAACTTTTTACACAGGATTAATAAATTTTTGTATGAGACAGGATTAACAAAGTAAGACTAATGCTGCATTTGGTAGCAGTCACTTAATAGAAGAGGGAGATGTGTTATCATTTCTGTGGTTTGAAGTCTTATTTTAGTCTCACTATAACAGTGAGAGTGATAATGGGGTTTTGTGAAACCCCGGACAAGCTGTCAGTCAGGCCACTTCAAGTTGAAATAGTCAAGACCTTTCCTTTCTCCGTCCAACTGCAACCAGTTGTTGCTAGACTCTTATTCCTAGTATCAATTCTCTTCTTTTGCTTTTGCTCCCTCTACTTGGATGTTTCTTCCTCcaacttctttatttttctgctaACATCTTACTCATCTTTTAAAAGATCGTTtagcccaaagaatacaagttctcagattcaaaaacacatatgtacATGAATGCAACTCTATTATTACCTAGTAATAGTGTGTATTATTATAATAACATACAATTATTTAGCTTGGGTAAAATTAGAATGGTGTGCATTTAAGATGTCATccaggttgcatttttctagatcCTCTGAAAAGTATTACTTCCTTTAATAAATTGCATCATAATCTGTAtcacatgcaaaaacaaaaaaaaaagaaatatgcacccctatgtttatcacagcactatttacaatagccaagatatggaagcaacctaagcgtccatcagtagatgaatggataaagaagatgtggtacatacacacaatggaatactattcagccataagaaacaaatcctaccatttgcaacaacatggatggagctagaggatattatgctcagtgaaataagtcaggcggagaaagacaagtgccaaatgatttccctcatttgtggagtataacaatggagcaaaactgaaggaacaaaacagtagcagactcacagagtccaagaagggactaggttaccaaaggggaggggtgtggaagggtggtgagggacagagaaggggattgaggggtattatgtttagtacacatggtgtgaggggtcacggggaaaacagtgtagcacagcgaaggcaaacagtgaatctgtggcatcttactacactgatggacagtgactgcaatggagtatgggcggggacttgatactatgggtaaatgtaataaccacactgttttttcatgtgaaaccttcataagagtgtatatcagtaatacctgagtaaaataaaattttaaaaaagatggtTTAGGCGGCACCTCTTATATGAGGTACTCCCTGTAGCACGCCATACTGTACTAATCTCTCCTCCTCTGCACTCCAGGGCACTTTCTTCCTAACTCTAGCATGTTCTCTACCACAAAAACTTCTGGCTACAAGGTCGGCTCCTCTTCTTAAAGGCAAAGGCTTTATCTTAATCATCTATTTCGCCACCAACTAGCTGAACCACTGACACTGTAGACTTTCAGAGATCTGCTGATTATTTTTGAACGAAGAGGCAATCAGCTCCCTTATTAACACTGGACAAGTTTTATCCAGTCTCTAGCTCTAATATTCTCTAAAGTGAAGAGTTTATTAGAATCATATAGCAGGGAAGCTTTCTGAAATAAACCCAGCCCAGATAAATCGGTAGTTAGGAGAAGGGTTGGAGAGAGCATGTCTATTTTCAAATGTGATTCCTATGTGCTGCCAGGCTTGAGAACCGACAGATCCTTCATCCAGGACAGACCAGCTGCGGATGTCAGGAGCGCTAGGGAGCCCTCCTCCACCCTCCACAAACGCGCACAGGCCCGCCCCGGGACCAGTCTCGGCGGGCCGTCTGGGTTGCTCACCCGCTTCAGGTGCAGCTCCCGGAACTTGCGCAGTCTCTGTTCGCGCTTCTGAGCGGCCAGCTCCTCGGGCGCGGCTAGGGGCTGCTCCTCCTCCGCGCGGCCCACCGGCACCTACGGCAAGGGAGGGCCGGCTGGAGGCGGAGGCGGGGCCGGCACGGCCTGTCCCGGGACGGCCGGGCCGAGTTCCCGCCAGTCCCGACAGGCCAGGCCGGGCCCTCTCCGCCGACCCGACCCCACAGTGCCCGCGCTTCCCTAGCCCGGCACCCCAGTATCTCATCAGCTTCTTGCCCTTGAAGAACCCCCGGAGCCCTCACCAACAAAAAGCCCTGGGTAGAACCCGTAGCACTCACCTCCTCGGGCCGAGTTACAGCCGCCATCACAGGCTTTCTATTCCCACTTCCGGCAACAACACAGAGCACTTCCGCCGGCCCTAGGGCAGCCCCTCCGATACGTGCTAGTAACCCACTGAAGCCCCGCCCCTTCCTGGCAGCCTCAGGCTCTTGGGACCAATCCCTGACCCTCCTAGCAGTGAGATATTTTCGATTGGTAGTGCCTTGCGCAGCCGTTAAAGGCCGCAGGAGGGCCGTTGAGGGGTGAGGCGGGGAGAGAAGGGATGGAGTGGCTTCTGTTGGGCAAGGTTGGCAAGGAATGGCCGATCCAGAACCCAGCAGACGATGACCTCAACTGTGTACTGCTCCTTTGAGTGCTTTCCACTCAGCGTTAAGCCTCAGTATCGCCTCCTCTGAAGTAGGTTTTCTCTACCGTGTCTCACGTAGTCGCTCTGTACATTACTATGGCACTTCCTCTTCAATAATGTAGGGTAGTCTGCCCATTTTCCTTGTCCCCCATCCACGttgtgttaaaaaataataaatttaaatatctggGTTTATTGATTCATGAATTGCGCAGCATCCCCTTTAGCAAATAGATGCTCTGAGGAACTGTACAAAATGAAAGGATTTTGCAAACAGTGACTGGGGGAGAGGCGTTATTAGCAAAAGCAAAGGTTTTAGGCAAGTTCACTTTCTCTAAGGGGCAGAGCAGGGGAACTTAAAATGCAGATTATCTCTTCTTTTAGGGAAGATGGAGAAGGCTCGTGTGACAGATTGTCACAGATGacgctgaccagaaaattcctgtatTTCTGCTATATCTCTGTGGCAGGTCGAAATGGTAATTGGGTTTAACTATTAGgccctggtttggtgacttgCCTAGCATGACACCATGTTGATGcccgggttcttgttcacggaatcaaagaatgaactttgcaaacacttaaggtaggaaagccagggagaggcttttatttaaagtgagaggaaagagctcctggcacaTGCCAGGGGACAAGAAAGAGTCCATGGTTGCACATTGTCTAGAATTTTATgagcggttgaggattttcaggaaaatgataaagggttaggggtgcagtCTTGTTGGGTGGCCCcgaatgttcatctttgatgaGACAAGTCTTTTCTATTCTAGGTAATTtggcaaaattaacacaagaaatttctACTGCCCTGACTCCTTCCTGGGgtagcagcttccctctgagaGCGTATCAGTCAAGACcatctgccctgccctgccccaaggtgggctgaattattgtctgtttggctaaaaagttaagaatcttacttcaaattgtgttttaaaatgcaatcttagttttaagatggaatccttcctgcttttactatattgtttatggctgggcttgcttgctaaattaattgcccaggttacaaattacttgattagggggtaggggaggaaaaacagcataagcgcaaaattttttttaaaagctgggccttttagcaggctaaagtgaatcttaaaaTGACATGATTtaataacacaataaagacatgggctatgctgagatactttcctttatctgggtactattcaaacattccaggccaagttgcttgtggccttctgagctttaaatgatctcactgaagaatgcctataTTCCTAGCTTGAtatttttaccctagagaattaatgtgactctgactgctTTATGTTTAACACAGTTTCCATAGGggtttctttgcacattgttataACTCTCTGGCTGTAATTACCGTGTTTtgcttttttccagaggccctcaccctactctgtttaaacccatggtccctgtctcactcccccttctacagatggagaccctagctgctgctaggggaaGGGGACGACGATCACTCTGGtggcttcatgctgagagggggcacagtaaagggtgcagtcaagtctccatcactggtcagtcaAAAGGGCCTCAGAAAATGGTCACTTCCATCCTGGGTTCCATTTTCATCACCATTTGTAGTCTTATGGCTTCTAGGTGACATAAAACAAATCATGTTATTAAGTAAACAGGGACCAAATATGAACGAGGTTAATGATGAACCTGGTAAGTAAAATAGATTTCCACCAAAAGGATTTAGAGAACCAGTTCCATATTGTAGTGGTCCACAGGACCTCTGAGCCTGACATAGCTTGGACTTGTTGAGTGAAGGCTATTAATTCTGCCAGGTGGGCATTCATGCCCGATGGAAGTGGCTGGCACTCGATAATATCCCACAGTGACAACTGCATAGTGGCCTTCCGCTGGCCTTGCTCAATAAATGAGCTGCCATCTGTGAAAAGAACAAGTTCTGGGTTCCCTAAGGGGGTGTCTTTTAGATCTTCTCTGGCAGAAGAGTTTAGGGCCTGTTAGCAGTCGTGCTCAGGTCCTTTGTTTATGGACTTAGGTAGAAAGGTGGCTGTGTTCAGGGTGGAGATGTCTGCATCTGGGTTACAGGGCCCTCAAGGAGTGACTGGTATTTTAGTAGCCTGCTGTGTGACAACCACAGGTCCCACCAGGTGTTCAATAAACTGGTAGTATTATGGGGTGCATGCACTATCAAGTCTCTTTCCAGGgtcagttttatggcttcagataGTAGCAGGGCTATGGCTGCCACAGACCTCAGACGGTGTGGCCAGCCCTTAGCTATTGAGTCTAGCTCCTTGCTTAGACAGGCTgtgggctgctgcatttctcCCAGTGCCACTCCTGATCCCTCAGTAATGAACAAGTTAAACCAGTTTCCAGTGGGCAAGCTTAAGGCAGAGGCCTAGAGCAGGGCTTTCTTTAAAGTCTCATAAGCTTTAATGGCATCAGGTTCCCACTGGAGTTTTATGGTGCCTTCCCTTTGGGCTTCTTTAAGGAGTTGGTAGAGGGGTCTGGCTAACTCTCCCTATCTAGGAACCCAAATTCTGCAATATCCAGTGATGCCCAAGAATCCCTACAGGTGCCCTGTAGTAGTGGGCAATGAGTGACAGAAAATAGGCCATGTTCTCTCTTCCCCCAGGGCTCTGGTTCCCTGGGAGAGGCTAAGTCCCAGATATTTTACCTGCTGCTGACAGATCTGTTTTTTGTTGGGAGACCTTACAGCCACAATCAGCTAGAAATTCAGTAATCTCTGAGTATTTTCCTGAGACTCTGCCTCTCTGGTGGTGCAGAGAAGTTTATCATCCACATATTGGATGATTTCTGCCTCTCTTGACTCAAAGGCAGTCAGGTCCTTGGTTAAGAACTTCTCAAATAGATGTGGGCTGTCTCTGAATCCTTGGGGCAAAACTGTCCAGGTTAATTGAGCTGAGTGATTTATAGGATCCTCAAAGGTAAAGAGAAACTGGGACTCAGGTGCAAGCGGGATACAAAAGAGAGCATCCTTCAGATCTAGCACAGTAAACCGTGCTGCTCCCTCAGGAATCCTGGATGGCAGGGTATAGGGATTAGTACTACAGGGTGAAGGGGCACAACTGCCTCATTaatggctcacaggtcttgcaCAAGGTGCCAGCTTCTGTCTGGCTTTTGTACTCCTAATATGGGAGTGTTGCAAGGACTGTTACAGGCTATTAAGAGGCCTTGAGTCTTTAGGTTATTAATAACTGGCCTCAAACCTTCACAAGCTTCTGGTTTTAAGGGATACTGCCTTTTATAAAGGAACTGATTAGGGTCTTTAAGATGAACTTGTACTGGTTGGGTAGATTTTGCTCTTCCAAAGATCCCGTTAGTTGCCCAGACCAGGATTAATGTCTACTTCCACTAGGGGGAGACATCGTACAGAGGCTTATAGTTTAGAAAGTATGTCACGGCCTAGAAGGGGCATCAGACGTTCTGGAACTACTAGGAAGGCGTGGGAGAACAGCACTGAGTCCCACTCACAACTTAAAGGCTGAGTAAAATATTTGGTCATTGGCTTCCCAGATACGCCTTTAACAGTAACTGACTGAAAGGAGGGAGGGCCAGGATTACTATGGAGGACTGAATAGGCGGCTCCTGTATGGAGCAAAAAATTGATGGTGTGGCCTCCTACAGAGAGAATCACCTGGGGCTCCTGTGGAGTTACGATGGTGACAGGAGCCAGCATGGGTAGCCCCGAGCCCCTTCAGTCCTGACCACCCTGGTGCAGGGCCGACCCCAGTTGCCTGCGCCTCTGAGGGCAGTCCAGCTTCTAGGGGTCTCCTTGAAAGAGTGGGCAGGGTGTCGGCGGTTTTGGGCGCCCAGCCCTAGGGCACTCTCGCTTAAAATGCCCCTCTCtgccacagaggaaacaagccacccggggcctgggccctggggctgGCTTCCCTTTCTCCAACCTTGGAGGCCCAAAGTTGACTCTCTGCAAGGCTATCGCTAATGCCTCTGCTTTTCACTTGTCTCTCCTGTCCCagtccctcctctcctccttGTCTCTATTATAGAAAACTGAGGTGGTGACCTTCAGGAGGCTCTCCAGAGTCTGCTCTGGGCCAAATGCCAATTTTTGTAACTTCCTCCTGATATCTGGGGCCGACTGGGTGATAAAGTTATCTTTAAGAATGACTTGGCCCTCtggggactctggggacatgtAAGTATGCTTCGCCAGTGCCTCCCTGAGCCATTCCAGAAAGGCCGAGGGACTTTCCTGTTCTTCCTGTATCACAGCTGATAATTTAGAGGTTTTACTTGTGCTCTTTTTAGCCCttctaaaatacaaattataaagtGGTTCCTGTGCCAGTTATCAGCATCGTCTGCATCTTGGCCCCACTCTGGGTCAGTGAATGGCACTGCCTGACAGCCCGTGGGGACTCAGGTTAGCTCCTCTGGAGATTTGCCACCCGCATTTACAACGTACCATTCATCTCCAAACTCTAGGGCTCCCTTGatcactttttctttctcccctctgGTAAGGGTTTGGCTCAATATAAACGTAACATCCTTCCAGGCCAGCTCAAATGTTAAGATAAGTCCTTGGAAGGCTTCTATGTACTTGTCTGGGTCATCTGAAAATTTACCTAGATCCTGTTTAATTTGCCTCAGGtattggagggagaaggggacatggACCCGAACCGGTCCCCACTCTCCACTGGCTCCCTCCTGTAAGGGCAATGAGGATGGGTATGACTGTCTTTTCTTTACCCCCTGGGGGGCCTGGCAGGGTGATTGGCCCAGTGATACTTGGGGTGTTCATCCTCCTGTGGTCTCACTTTCAGGGTTCTTGGCAAGTGGACCTGGACCCGGATAAGGTGGGCATGTCAGGGCTGACAGGGAGGAATTAGTGTTCGGAGTAGGGTCAGGAATTAATCCATACTTTTGGCATATGCTTTTACTTTCCCTAAGGGCAAAGAAGGCCTGTACATATGGGACTTCTGatcattttccttccttgtgaCAAAATTAATGTAGCTGCATGACCATATTAAACTGAAtacttccctcagggggccaagcctctccatcagagagtttgtattgaggccaggcttgtgcgCAGAAGAAAATAAGgcacttctttttcagggtcGGGGGATCAAACTGCTCCCAGttcttcagaatgcatgccagaggtgtATCTTGCTTTAAACAGAGGAAGCTCCCATctggaaaagaaaacaggaacagaTGTCCAGGTGGCCTGAGACTTTGTATGGGGGGCGTCCCCCTACAGACTACAGATGGGAGGTTTAGTGAACAGTGGTGATCGCCCCTCTGGCCTAGTGGATTTAATCGTTCCTTACCAGCGTGGCCCATCCCTTGATttacctcttgccttcccactaagcaagtgTCACTTCAGAGCTCTGGGTCTAATAGGACCTCACCAGAGTGCTCTTACTCTCTTACTCTACTACTTCTGGGAGTTCTGATCCAGACCCTAGTTCCCTCTGCATGGGCCTTAGCATAGTACACTCAGGCACAGACAGAGTGACAGATCTCCTTAGTGCACCATTCAAATAGCCTCCTCACGCATAACTCAACAAGGGAAGAAGGGGATTTGTCTTTCCTCACCCTGATATTTGTCGGGGCTAATGCTCTTTGGATTTCAGGAGACTTTGTCAGCCATAGGGTAGGATCATCCCTTAAGAGGCTCCTGCCTGTTCGATCCAAGAGAATTAAGTGCAGGAACTGTGTGACCTCTCGTTGCCACAGCAGTGGACGGTAAGAGTGACAAGCCTGTTCTGCTTCCATGGGGCTGCAAATAAGGAAATGCCGTAGCTCCAGGAATGCTGTCTCTAAGGAAGAGGTCAATAGAATAGAGCCACAGCTAAGGACAATATTTACAAAGGTCTGGACCTGCAATTTTGAGAAGGGTTTTTTGCCGTGAGACTGGAATCACCCTCCTTGAGAGGTCCTGCAGGAAGGTGGGGCTTATGAGAGAGGGACCTGGAAATCTGGGTATTATGACTAGCAGCTGCCTTCCTTCTCTATGTGCTTCTGCCAAAAAATGTGAAGGCATGGAGTCGGTAACATATTTCCCCGACACAGAGCACAACAACTTTCCTCACACATATTTCAGCTAGAGACTGTGGGCAGTTTATATGTTGGGCTCAGGTTTCAGCTTGGCAGCAGGCCAGCTCAATGGGACCAGAAAAGTCCTCTGGAGTGTGGAAGAGGCGAGGCGTCCCAAGTCCCATGCCTGTCCCATCTAGGAGGATCAAATGTGTAGCCTGTGTAAGGTCCTGATGCCAGATAAAGGGCCTGAATATGGGGTCTACCTCGCAAACCTCATTCGCACTACACGGGAAAGTGGCATGGTCCCAcaaggactgctttgaatgaggAGCAAGCAACTTTTCCCAAGGCCAAAGATAGAATTCAGACAGAGGCTGCCATGGACAATTATGGAGGGGGGTGTCTCTGTTAGGGAGAGGTCGGTTTGGAGACGCAGGGAAGTCAGAGGCCAAGGTGAGgtaggaattcattaaagcaagagtgttagggaatgacataatagaataataaaggaagttcATTTCATTGAACAGCTAAACATGTGGCACAACCCCTGCTAAACTAGTCAAGCCAGTGTCGCCTGGCATCCAGCGTCCGCTTGGATTTGCCCAGCGTGGGAACTGTGTCCCCACCACTCCAGgctttgggggagccgcagagcactggatggagttaGATTATGTTCTGCAAACTTCCTATGGGTaaagaagggagattttcaggcaggttaCTAAAGAGCACGACTGTAAACTGCAGTTCCCGGTCACCTAGGCGACTGTAATTTGCAAACCCAggtcagagctctcagcagcccctccctacttgtctgagaAAGGATAGAGTGAAGGTTAGAGCCGAAATCCGGAGGATTAGAATGACAAAGCAAAGTAATAAAACACTTACCACTGGAAAGTCACAGAGATAATGTGTTTAAGTTTATTTAAGGTAAAAAAAAGGGGGCACACTTGGAGAAATGGGAGTGTGCACTGCCCTAAAGAAGATGCGCCCCtgaaagtgagacagggaccatgggcttaacagaatagggtgagggcctccggaaaaagcaaggcagcatatttgcagtcagagcaatgtaacaatgggcaaagaagtccctactgaaactctatgttaaacattaagctatagaatcattcttcagtgaaatcagttaatattccccagaaaaagaagagtagcacatgtttttattatgctaatcatttgtaatcgtgtaagattcactttaacatactaaaaggcctaggcctatgtgctgtctttcctccttcagatttgatgaggtgattttgcaaactgggcaactaatttagcatgcagacccagctgtaaacaacatagccttttaaaaggcaggaaggattccaccttaaagataagattgcattttaacacccaggaagtttaagaagtaagattcttaacgtactctagcaaacagacaatacctcagcccaccttgggggctgggcaggcagccttttgatatgatCCTAGACCAAGACGCCAGTATCCCacggagaaatcagagcagtaaatttcttgtgttaacttaatttttaatattcagggaccacttaacaagttcacacccctaagccttttatctggttcccaaaaatcctcaactgcctataaaacccctagacaatgcaccactacggactctcttgtcccctcctggcgtgatcCAGGAGCTCTGttgtctcactgtatctcttaataaaagcctctccctggctctcctaccttgactgctaaattcattcttcgactccgcaaacaagaaccccggcatcaaaagGTTGGGAAAAG
The sequence above is a segment of the Manis pentadactyla isolate mManPen7 chromosome 4, mManPen7.hap1, whole genome shotgun sequence genome. Coding sequences within it:
- the SYF2 gene encoding pre-mRNA-splicing factor SYF2, whose amino-acid sequence is MAAVTRPEEVPVGRAEEEQPLAAPEELAAQKREQRLRKFRELHLKRNEARKLNHQEVVEEDKRLKLPANWEAKKARLEWELQEEEKKKECAARGEDYEKVKLLEISAEDAERWERKKKRKNPDLGFSDYAAAQLRQYHRLTKQIKPDLETYERLREKHGEEFFPTSNSLLHGTHVPSTEEIDRMVIDLEKQIEKRDKYSRRRPYNDDADIDYINERNAKFNKKAERFYGKYTAEIKQNLERGTAV